The Bacteroidales bacterium genome contains the following window.
GGGCCATATCAGTCCGCCATCCGATACGGTAACTGTTGAAGTGTATCCAAGACCGACGGTAACGCTGGCCGGGAAACAGGATGTTACCTGCTTTGGAGGGAATGACGGACAAATTTCGGTTGATGTAACCGGAGGCACAGCACCCTTTACTTATCAGTGGACAGGAGGTCTTAGCGGACCGGCTCCGGCAAACTGCACAGCAGGCACATACCAGCTGGTGATGACCGATGCCCGGCAGTGTTCTGACCAGTTAACCGTCGAACTCACACAACCCCCGGCTATCCAGGCCGAAGCAACTTTTACCAAACCTTATTGCTCCGATATTGCTAACGGAAGCATCACCCTGACCGCTAACGGAGGTACCGGAGGGCTTTCCGTAAGCTGGAGCAACTCTCTGCAAGGACCAGCCATCGAAAATCTGCCTCCGGGAACCTACCAATATACCGTTACCGACAGCAAAGGATGTACGCTGAACGGTTCTGTTACCCTCCCACCGGAGCACGATCAATGTG
Protein-coding sequences here:
- a CDS encoding T9SS type B sorting domain-containing protein, coding for GHISPPSDTVTVEVYPRPTVTLAGKQDVTCFGGNDGQISVDVTGGTAPFTYQWTGGLSGPAPANCTAGTYQLVMTDARQCSDQLTVELTQPPAIQAEATFTKPYCSDIANGSITLTANGGTGGLSVSWSNSLQGPAIENLPPGTYQYTVTDSKGCTLNGSVTLPPEHDQCVIIPTIITPNNDTYNDTWIIPGIEMYPDVSVEVFDRWGKRVFFSKGYAVPWDGTFKGNALPMDSYHYVIRLRPENEPIKGTITIVR